The following coding sequences are from one Hyphomicrobiales bacterium window:
- the purL gene encoding phosphoribosylformylglycinamidine synthase subunit PurL: MLNPDIAITEEMIAAHGLTDDEYAHFKSLIGGREPTFTELGIVSAMWNEHCSYKSSKKWLKTLPTEGPRVIEGPGENAGVVDIDDGEAVVFKMESHNHPSYIEPYQGAATGVGGILRDVFTMGARPVAAMNALRFGEPDHPKTRHLVSGVVAGVGGYGNAFGVPTVGGEVEFHARYNGNCLVNAFAAGIAKTDGIFTSRAEGVGLPVVYLGAKTGRDGVGGATMASAEFDDSIEEKRPTVQVGDPFTEKCLLEACLELMATGAVIAIQDMGAAGLTCSAVEMGAKGNLGIHLDLDKVPCRETNMSAYEMMLSESQERMLMVLRPEKHAEAEAVFIKWGLDFAVVGKTTDTLRFEIFHEGAKVADLPIKELGDEAPEYDRPWVPPAASKPLEDNSFDGDVADGLLTLLASPNGSSKRWVFEQYDTLVRGQTLATPGGDAGIVQVNEAGKALAFAADVTPRYVEADPFEGAKQAVAEVWRNLTAVGATPLAITDNLNFGNPERPEIMGGFVSAIKGLGEACRALDFPIVSGNVSLYNETNGVGILPTPAIAGVGLLEAGAKRVGAAFTDEDETIFLVGAPKGWGTHLGQSAYLRDVLSREEGTPPQVDLFDEKHTGDFVRGLIQLGKATAVHDLSDGGLAVALAEMAMASGIGAKIDAPDNSVAAFFGEDQGRYLLTCSSANRQSILDQAETLAISVMILGATGGKELKLGQSRAISIKELQAVHEGWMPTFMNAAAS; this comes from the coding sequence ATGCTCAATCCCGATATCGCGATCACCGAGGAGATGATCGCCGCGCATGGCCTTACCGACGATGAATACGCCCATTTCAAAAGCCTGATCGGCGGTCGCGAACCGACATTCACCGAACTCGGCATCGTCTCGGCCATGTGGAACGAGCACTGTTCTTACAAAAGCTCCAAGAAATGGCTGAAAACCCTTCCCACTGAGGGCCCGCGCGTCATCGAAGGGCCGGGCGAAAATGCCGGCGTCGTGGACATCGACGACGGTGAGGCCGTGGTCTTCAAGATGGAGAGCCACAACCACCCCTCCTACATCGAGCCGTACCAAGGCGCTGCGACCGGTGTTGGCGGAATTTTGCGCGATGTTTTCACCATGGGCGCGCGGCCTGTCGCGGCGATGAATGCGTTGCGCTTCGGTGAACCGGACCATCCCAAAACCCGTCATCTTGTTTCCGGCGTGGTTGCCGGAGTCGGCGGTTATGGCAACGCGTTCGGCGTGCCGACGGTTGGCGGCGAGGTCGAGTTTCACGCTCGCTACAATGGCAATTGCCTAGTGAACGCGTTTGCCGCGGGCATTGCGAAAACCGATGGCATCTTCACCTCACGTGCTGAAGGCGTTGGCCTACCGGTGGTCTATCTTGGCGCAAAAACCGGCCGCGATGGCGTTGGTGGCGCAACCATGGCCTCGGCGGAGTTCGATGATTCCATTGAAGAAAAACGCCCAACTGTGCAGGTCGGTGATCCCTTCACCGAAAAATGCCTGCTCGAAGCCTGTCTGGAATTGATGGCAACCGGCGCAGTGATCGCCATCCAAGATATGGGCGCAGCTGGTCTCACCTGCTCGGCGGTGGAGATGGGCGCAAAGGGCAATCTCGGCATCCACCTTGATCTCGACAAGGTGCCATGCCGCGAAACCAATATGTCGGCTTACGAGATGATGTTGTCGGAAAGCCAGGAGCGCATGCTCATGGTGCTGCGGCCCGAAAAGCATGCCGAAGCCGAGGCCGTTTTCATCAAATGGGGATTGGATTTTGCGGTGGTTGGCAAGACTACCGACACACTGCGCTTTGAAATCTTCCATGAGGGCGCCAAAGTCGCTGACCTGCCGATTAAAGAACTCGGCGATGAGGCACCGGAATATGATCGCCCCTGGGTGCCACCGGCCGCGTCTAAGCCTCTGGAGGACAACAGCTTTGACGGTGATGTGGCCGATGGTTTGCTAACCCTGCTCGCGTCACCGAACGGGTCATCAAAACGCTGGGTTTTTGAGCAGTACGATACGCTGGTGCGTGGCCAAACCCTGGCGACGCCCGGCGGCGATGCTGGTATTGTCCAGGTCAATGAGGCAGGCAAAGCCCTCGCCTTCGCGGCCGATGTCACACCGCGCTACGTCGAGGCTGATCCGTTTGAAGGCGCCAAGCAGGCCGTCGCCGAGGTCTGGCGCAACTTGACCGCCGTTGGTGCAACGCCTCTGGCTATCACCGACAATCTCAATTTCGGCAACCCAGAACGCCCAGAAATCATGGGTGGGTTTGTCAGTGCTATCAAAGGCTTGGGTGAGGCCTGCCGCGCCCTCGATTTCCCCATCGTGTCGGGCAATGTCTCGCTCTACAACGAGACCAATGGCGTTGGCATTCTTCCTACGCCCGCCATCGCAGGCGTTGGGCTTCTCGAAGCCGGCGCCAAGCGAGTCGGCGCTGCATTTACCGACGAGGACGAGACGATCTTTCTAGTCGGAGCCCCCAAAGGCTGGGGCACGCATTTGGGCCAGTCCGCCTATTTGCGCGATGTTCTCAGCCGCGAGGAAGGTACGCCACCGCAAGTCGATCTGTTTGACGAAAAACACACTGGCGATTTCGTGCGCGGCCTCATTCAATTGGGCAAGGCAACCGCCGTGCACGACCTGTCGGATGGCGGCTTGGCCGTTGCGCTGGCGGAGATGGCGATGGCCTCTGGTATCGGCGCAAAGATCGACGCGCCGGACAACTCCGTTGCGGCCTTCTTTGGCGAAGACCAAGGTCGATATTTGCTCACCTGTTCGTCCGCGAACCGCCAAAGCATCCTCGATCAGGCCGAAACGCTGGCGATTTCTGTCATGATCCTCGGCGCCACCGGCGGGAAAGAATTGAAACTGGGGCAAAGCCGGGCCATATCTATCAAAGAATTGCAGGCCGTGCATGAGGGCTGGATGCCCACCTTCATGAACGCCGCTGCAAGCTGA